One genomic region from Henningerozyma blattae CBS 6284 chromosome 2, complete genome encodes:
- the VPS52 gene encoding Vps52p (similar to Saccharomyces cerevisiae VPS52 (YDR484W); ancestral locus Anc_3.102), whose amino-acid sequence MDALSLILNVPKEQLQPEGELDLDKTLKSFLQQCQESESNTSDSLLDDLETLEKKHNKIEYTINDLVPKLRQDIIGFNNQLQSFTNDLGYIREKSNELKSLLESNSTMLKDISPLVDDLILSPNSINDIINGKICNKWQSNIEYIRNKREIYSKYNDTTNEKDEVPIDFKQLNKVLDDLEKVLLERSKKFIVHKIKALRNHDTIPSQKIQEKLLEVKEIFPFIVDNNYSLALELRQAYAYTMRWYYKSYFARYIRSLTILPLKNIDNQYALGNGLSNTSVNSAASYLFPTYLSSTYSKSINLISDENIADYFQINKRLNILTQADNTVMVSQIAENNPKENYLEIGFKNLNLAILDNCKAEFKFLNEFFHTSNDKEELSGILEQIFQPTLDEATKYTEALLEYSFDIFGVLISIRIGQQLQYEANRSELPVISDYINSQLIILWPKFQQLVDFQCDSIRKIAVTTNIAKGFGTSKNSDSLTTPHELTVQFSQFLTSFLTLAIAHKNDIDERSEPVYNSITRLRNDFETIMTKCSKKSSSPERFLATNYLYLYNALQQKILRMDEDETGDSMPLIIKETEEHYSTLVRAFSEK is encoded by the coding sequence ATGGATGCTTTAAGTTTGATACTGAATGTTCCTAAAGAACAATTACAGCCTGAAGGTGAGCTGGATCTAgataaaactttaaaaagTTTCCTTCAGCAATGTCAGGAGTCGGAAAGTAACACTTCTGATTCTTTATTAGATGATTTAGAaactttagaaaaaaaacataataaaattgaatatacaattaatgatttagtTCCTAAATTACGCCAGGATATCATAGGTTTTAATAACCAATTACAGAGTTTTACTAATGATTTGGGCTATATACGAGAGAAATCTAACGAACTTAAAAGTCTTTTAGAATCGAATTCAACTATGCTGAAAGATATTAGTCCGTTGGTTGatgatttgattttatcacctaattctattaatgatattataaaCGGGAAGATTTGTAATAAATGGCAATCAAACATTGAATATATTCGAAATAAAAGAGAAATTTATTCTAAATATAATGATACCACTAACGAAAAAGATGAAGTTCCCATTGATTTCAAGCAGTTAAATAAAGTTTTAGATGATCTCGAAAAGGTTCTCCTTGAaagatcaaaaaaattcatagTGCATAAGATCAAAGCACTGAGAAATCATGATACAATCCCTTCTCaaaaaatacaagaaaAGCTTTTGGAAGTAAAAGAGatttttccttttattgttgataataattattcgTTAGCCTTAGAATTAAGACAAGCATATGCATACACCATGCGCTGGTATTACAAATCTTATTTTGCAAGATATATCAGATCGTTAACAATATTACCGTTGaagaatattgataatCAATATGCTCTTGGCAATGGACTATCAAATACTTCTGTGAATAGCGCAGCGTCGTATTTATTTCCAACATATTTATCAAGTACTTACtcaaaatcaataaatttaattagtGACGAAAATATTGCAGATTactttcaaattaataaaagattgaatattttgacTCAGGCAGATAATACTGTAATGGTCTCCCAAATTGCTGAAAATAATCCAAAGGagaattatttggaaatagggtttaaaaatttaaatttagcaatattagataattgCAAAgcagaatttaaatttttgaatgaattttttcacACAAGTAATGACAAGGAAGAATTAAGTGGTATTTTAgaacaaatatttcaacCAACCTTGGATGAAGCAACCAAATATACCGAAGCTTTGCTAGAATATagttttgatatatttggTGTTTTAATTAGCATTCGTATTGGACAGCAATTGCAGTATGAGGCAAATAGATCAGAATTGCCGGTTATTTCGGACTATATCAACTctcaattaattattttatggccaaaatttcaacaattAGTTGATTTTCAATGTGATAGTATTAGGAAGATTGCAGTTACTACCAATATTGCAAAAGGTTTTGGAACTTCTAAAAATTCTGATTCATTAACTACACCACATGAATTAACAGTTCAATTTTCCCAATTTTTGACCAGTTTTTTAACTTTGGCTATAGCACAcaaaaatgatattgatgaaCGGTCAGAACCAGTTTATAATTCCATCACTAGATTAAGAAATGATTTTGAAACGATAATGACCAAATGTAGTAAAAAATCAAGCTCGCCTGAAAGATTTCTAGCTactaattatttatatttatataacgCTTTGCagcaaaaaattttaagaatGGATGAAGACGAGACAGGTGATAGTATGCCtctaattattaaagaaacaGAGGAACATTATAGTACCCTAGTACGTGCATTTTCAGAAAAATAA
- the COQ3 gene encoding hexaprenyldihydroxybenzoate methyltransferase (similar to Saccharomyces cerevisiae COQ3 (YOL096C); ancestral locus Anc_3.99): MNRMQCLKSIKVRRSPWILTRFKSTDASASEVEHFRNLAPTWWDTHGNQRILHLMNLARLDFIQRNIRNTIKIENSDIYVPGFNYKKFLPKDISTAVQEEFDNEIEKILISRKLKVLDVGCGGGILAESMGRLPYVQHVTGVDLTKDCIEVAKLHAKKDPALKGKLTYELKAVEDVEPNEGYDIVTCFEMLEHVDSPSSILSHSWRKLKPNGILFISTINKDLISWFTTIFMGEYVLKIVPVGTHHLNKYVNSKDIIKWFQSTVPNKYQVMDVKGTMYLPFKAWVEHNCSDVGNYFLAIKKLPK; encoded by the coding sequence ATGAATAGAATGCAATgtttaaaatcaattaaagtaaGAAGGTCCCCTTGGATACTTACAAGGTTCAAATCTACAGATGCTTCAGCATCTGAAGTTGAACATTTTAGAAATCTGGCACCTACTTGGTGGGATACCCATGGCAATCAAAgaattcttcatttaatgaatttagCAAGATTAGATTTTATACAGAGAAATATCCGGAATACAATCAAAATTGAGAATTCAGATATTTATGTTCCTGgatttaattataaaaaatttttaccaAAGGATATATCTACAGCAGTCcaagaagaatttgataatgagattgaaaaaatattaatttcgAGGAAATTAAAGGTATTAGATGTTGGATGTGGAGGAGGTATACTTGCAGAATCAATGGGTAGGTTACCATATGTTCAACATGTTACTGGGGTTGATTTAACCAAGGACTGTATTGAAGTGGCCAAACTTCATGCCAAAAAAGACCCAGCTCTTAAGGGGAAACTAACGTATGAATTGAAAGCAGTTGAGGACGTAGAGCCAAACGAAGGGTATGATATAGTGACGTGTTTTGAAATGTTGGAACATGTTGATTCACCAAGTTCTATTCTTAGCCATTCGTGGAGAAAATTGAAACCTAATGGTATTTTGTTTATAAGTACAATCAACAAGGATTTAATATCATGGTTTACTACAATATTTATGGGAGAATATGTGTTGAAAATTGTTCCAGTTGGGACTCATCATCttaataaatatgtaaactccaaagatattattaaatggtTTCAAAGTACAGtaccaaataaatatcaagTGATGGATGTGAAAGGTACTATGTATTTACCTTTTAAGGCATGGGTTGAGCATAACTGCAGTGATGTTGGCAATTATTTCTTGGCCATAAAGAAATTACCAAAATAA
- the HMI1 gene encoding ATP-dependent 3'-5' DNA helicase (similar to Saccharomyces cerevisiae HMI1 (YOL095C); ancestral locus Anc_3.101) yields the protein MPHILTPLQKKVVGYPYRPDSLLKVIAGPGSGKTEILLRRVHHLISEGHLKADEILILSLTNKAVDNVIDKLKKNVQELNDQVKYSSEELDSLIDKLHIHTIHSIANKIVVEQDGIVNILEENGWRGLMKLISTGSSPTGTASYETNLKKFQQLFKNIYYSTDKVAPKKFEQISSIMKRYKVMTNDEMIIRAARYLETYQNKSKNLEDGCEPQEVDSTIVDIKSKIKVIFIDEYQDLYPSLLPLIKQITIGKQLALFGDPNQSIYQFLGDNVSFLKSLENEYKKRKSDIKTLYMYDNFRNTPEIISQVVEIMGPNLVHYKAEREAQNITLKSSSNLKPIIMNFPNSNATCEFMIDQIIQAVTSSAQLSDIAILARTNSEIQFIANILDKYQIEYQKLTAQPTWLSDPRIQFLIDLWKVIYLVSKEKYSDSEISNEEIQNIQSDFSIIVTLGALQGIRSTFINKLYAECKEFNCSIWNYITSETKSKRLTKITTHKTVKQFIDELSPYINNKEYLYEDNPIKLLKNVCDIAFNLPYTHLQFKDDVDRMSFKNHLEDLFRTMKACMMDRPEDVPLLEWFIETYFEYSIFLHNESNSGYSNSRLTPSSACIKLSTIHSSKGLEFPIVFIFENIFQSFPIENSVLYVAMTRAKNILYMFNVNHPNIKSNFKYPSVFPLAKKKEFWNYYNTTLGRKLTTPNIEKYLLLMQKYQVIRNHQKRWFGTTRIMPSLLRGLKRVPK from the coding sequence ATGCCTCATATATTAACTCCACTACAAAAGAAGGTAGTGGGGTACCCCTATAGGCCTGATAGTCTTCTAAAGGTTATTGCAGGTCCAGGATCAGGAAAGACAGAGATTTTACTAAGAAGGGTACATCATCTAATAAGTGAGGGTCATTTAAAAGCGGATGAAATACTAATTCTTTCATTGACAAATAAAGCAGTAGATAACGTGatagataaattaaaaaagaatgtccaggaattaaatgatcaagtaaaatattcatcTGAAGAATTAGATAGCCTTATAGATAAGTTACATATACATACAATTCATAGTATTGCGAATAAAATAGTTGTTGAACAAGATGGTATTGTCAATATTTTGGAAGAAAATGGGTGGCGTGgattaatgaaattgatatCGACTGGTTCATCTCCCACTGGCACCGCATCGTATGAAACAAACCTAAAAAAGTTTCAGCAactattcaaaaatatttattattctacTGATAAAGTAGCACCTAAAAAATTCGAGCAAATTTCCAGTATCATGAAGAGGTATAAAGTTATGACCAATGACGAGATGATTATACGAGCAGCAAGATATTTAGAAACgtatcaaaataaaagtaaaaatttGGAAGATGGCTGTGAACCCCAAGAGGTAGATTCAACAATTGTAGAtataaaaagtaaaataaagGTCATATTTATTGATGAATATCAAGACCTTTATCCCAGCTTATTGCCTttaattaaacaaattaCAATTGGAAAGCAATTAGCTCTGTTTGGAGATCCCAACCAGAGTATATATCAATTTTTGGGGGATAATGTATCATTTCTTAAATCTTTAGAGAATGAGTATAAGAAAAGGAAATCAGATATTAAAActttatatatgtatgaTAATTTCAGAAATACTCCAGAAATCATTTCACAGGTGGTAGAAATAATGGGGCCTAACTTGGTGCATTATAAAGCTGAAAGAGAAGCTCAAAATATCACATTAaaatcatcttcaaatttaaagccaattataatgaattttccCAATAGCAATGCTACTTGTGAATTTATGATTGATCAAATCATTCAAGCAGTAACGTCATCTGCTCAATTATCTGATATTGCAATTCTTGCAAGAACTAATTCAgaaattcaattcattgCCAACATTCTTGACAAATATCAAATCgaatatcaaaaattgaCAGCTCAACCAACTTGGTTAAGTGATCCtagaattcaatttttaattgatttatgGAAAGTAATTTACTTAGTatctaaagaaaaatattctgATTCAGAGATTTCGaatgaagaaattcaaaatattcaaagtGATTTTAGTATTATAGTTACACTGGGTGCCTTACAAGGTATTCGTAGtacatttattaataaattatatgcAGAATGTAAAGAATTCAATTGTTCTATATGGAATTATATTACCAGTGAAACAAAGTCCAAACGACTTACTAAAATTACTACACATAAAACTgtaaaacaatttattgatgaattatctccatatattaataataaagaatatttatatgaGGATAATcctataaaattattaaagaacGTCTGTGATATTGCATTTAATTTACCTTACACACATCTCCAATTTAAAGATGACGTTGATCGTATgtcttttaaaaatcacttagaagatttatttCGAACAATGAAAGCATGTATGATGGATCGACCAGAAGATGTACCATTGTTGGAATGGTTTATTGAAacatattttgaatatagTATATTTCTTCATAATGAATCAAATTCTGGCTATTCGAATTCAAGATTAACTCCATCATCTGCTTGCATCAAACTATCTACTATTCATTCTTCCAAGGGTTTAGAATTTCCAATTGTATTTATATtcgaaaatatatttcaatcGTTTCCAATAGAAAATTCTGTATTATATGTAGCAATGACAAGAGCtaagaatattttgtatatgTTTAATGTTAATCATCctaatattaaatctaattttaaGTATCCTTCAGTATTCCCCTTGgccaagaaaaaagaattttggaattattataatacaaCTCTTGGTAGAAAATTGACTACGCCTAACAttgagaaatatttattattaatgcaGAAATACCAAGTTATCAGAAATCACCAAAAAAGATGGTTTGGCACCACTAGGATAATGCCAAGTCTCCTTCGAGGCTTAAAGAGGGTAcctaaataa
- the WRS1 gene encoding tryptophan--tRNA ligase WRS1 (similar to Saccharomyces cerevisiae WRS1 (YOL097C); ancestral locus Anc_3.97), whose protein sequence is MEEVSDKLKDLTTSNTKDQVVTPWDVEGAVDEKGNAQSIDYEKLIKQFGTRPIDDELLERFEKVTGHKPHHFLRKGLFFSQRDFGKILDLHEAGKPFFLYTGRGPSSDSMHLGHMIPFLFTKWLQEVFDVPLVIELTDDEKFLFKHKLKIEDVKKFARENAKDIIAVGFKPENTFIFSDLEYMGGGFYETVVRVSRQITGSTAKAVFGFTDSDCIGKFHFASIQIASAFPSSFPEVLGLPDKTPCLIPCAIDQDPYFRVCRDVADKLKYSKPALIHSRFFPALQGSTTKMSASDENTAIFMTDTSKQITKKINKYAFSGGQVSVALHRELGGNPDVDVAYQYLSFFKDDDELLKESAEKYRSGELLSGEMKKMCIETLQEFVAGFQQRRALVDDKVLDQFMKPHKLRRLREEESK, encoded by the coding sequence ATGGAGGAAGTATCTGATAAACTTAAAGACTTGACTACATCCAATACCAAAGATCAAGTCGTCACACCATGGGATGTGGAAGGTGCCGTTGATGAAAAAGGTAATGCTCAAAGTATTGATTATGAGAAATTGATCAAACAATTTGGTACCAGACCAATTGATGATGAACTATTAGAACGTTTCGAAAAAGTAACAGGCCATAAACCACATCATTTCTTGAGAAAAGGGTTATTTTTCAGTCAACGTGATTTTGGTAAAATCTTGGATCTTCATGAAGCTGGGAAACCATTTTTCCTTTACACAGGGCGTGGTCCATCTAGTGACTCCATGCATCTAGGTCATATGATTCCATTTTTGTTTACAAAATGGTTACAAGAAGTTTTTGATGTTCCTTTGGTAATTGAATTGACAGATGACGaaaaatttctatttaagCATAAATTGAAGATTGAAGATGTGAAAAAATTTGCTAGAGAAAACGCCAAGGATATTATTGCCGTAGGGTTTAAACCTGAAAATACTTTTATCTTTTCTGATTTAGAATATATGGGCGGTGGATTTTATGAAACTGTTGTAAGAGTCTCTAGACAAATCACTGGTTCTACCGCCAAGGCTGTATTCGGGTTTACTGATTCTGATTGTATTGGTAAATTCCATTTTGCATCTATTCAAATCGCCAGTGCCTTCCCAAGTTCTTTCCCTGAAGTCCTAGGGTTACCAGACAAGACACCATGTTTAATTCCTTGTGCTATTGATCAAGATCCATATTTCCGTGTATGTCGAGATGTTGCTGATAAACTGAAATATTCCAAACCAGCATTAATCCATTCTAGATTTTTCCCTGCATTACAAGGGTCTACTACCAAGATGTCTGCATCTGATGAGAATACTGCTATTTTCATGACTGATACTAGTAAACAAATTACTAAGAAGATTAACAAGTATGCCTTTAGTGGTGGTCAAGTCTCCGTAGCGCTACATAGAGAATTGGGTGGTAATCCAGATGTGGATGTTGCTTATCAATACTTgtcatttttcaaagatgatgatgaattattgaagGAAAGTGCTGAAAAGTACCGTTCTGGTGAATTGTTAAGTGGTgaaatgaagaagatgtgTATTGAAACTTTACAAGAATTTGTAGCTGGATTTCAACAACGTCGGGCTCTCGTGGATGATAAAGTATTGGATCAATTTATGAAACCTCATAAGTTGAGAAGATTAAGAGAGGAGGAAAGTAAATAG
- the TRM10 gene encoding tRNA (guanine(9)-N(1))-methyltransferase (similar to Saccharomyces cerevisiae TRM10 (YOL093W); ancestral locus Anc_3.104) has protein sequence MMTEPIGKNTEIKRITLPPIPDGISKSQWKKICKRKRWEETKAEYSKVRRDKRKAARAKRRAIIQGYLDRGEELPDEYKSTPKLNHNQSDSGIKIIMDCAFDELMNDKEITSMTTQITRSYASNRRENHYADIKITSFNKRVKARFDKELKSSRYETWDHFEFLPDDSLITGKDVDKSKMIYLTADTDDTLETLEPGMTYIVGGIVDKNRHKFLCYNKAKELGIRTKRLPIDEYVKISSVKVLTTTHVIHLMLKYFDNKDWKEAFESILPTRKLEDWDTIDKEDDNVEKEQEVLEVEESDEEKEQE, from the coding sequence ATGATGACTGAACCTATTGGAAAGAATACTGAAATTAAGAGAATTACTTTACCACCAATCCCAGATGGAATTTCGAAGAGccaatggaaaaaaatctGCAAAAGAAAGAGATGGGAAGAAACAAAAGCTGAGTATTCTAAGGTACGTAGAGATAAGAGAAAGGCTGCCCGTGCCAAAAGAAGAGCCATTATTCAAGGTTATCTAGATCGTGGGGAAGAATTACCGGATGAATATAAATCTACTCCTAAACTAAATCACAACCAAAGTGATTCTGGGATCAAAATCATTATGGATTGTGCTTTTGATGAGTTGATGAACGATAAGGAAATCACAAGTATGACAACTCAAATTACAAGATCATATGCTAGTAACAGAAGAGAGAATCATTATgcagatattaaaataactTCATTTAACAAAAGAGTAAAAGCGAGATTTGATAAGGAACTAAAAAGTTCTCGTTATGAAACTTGGGATCATTTCGAATTTTTACCAGATGATTCTTTAATTACTGGTAAAGATGTTGATAAATCCAAAATGATCTATCTAACAGCAGATACTGATGACACGTTGGAAACTTTAGAGCCTGGAATGACTTATATAGTAGGTGGTATTGTTGATAAAAACAgacataaatttttatGCTACAATAAGGCAAAAGAATTGGGCATTCGCACCAAAAGACTTCCTATCGACGAATACGTCAAAATATCCAGTGTAAAAGTTTTAACTACTACTCATGTCATCCATTTAATGCTAAAGTActttgataataaagattgGAAAGAAGCATTCGAAAGTATTCTTCCAACTAGAAAATTGGAGGATTGGGATACAATTGATAAGGAGGATGATAATGTTGAAAAAGAGCAAGAAGTACTGGAAGTAGAAGAAagtgatgaagaaaaagagcAAGAATAA
- the SPO21 gene encoding Spo21p (similar to Saccharomyces cerevisiae SPO21 (YOL091W) and YSW1 (YBR148W); ancestral locus Anc_3.106): MMSEIFKDRFNNEQINVDSQQSSSDDPTSAMSSIIHQNSSPLKHLENNSDISDDESLKINYNISRPGTGGSIKHYIDKFTNSFKTKLASSSKHKEPTAKSHSPPGKTQERQHLKHFTQSTKFNELVQSTSQNRAENLKALQGELIDKINYMETPSEMHEADSCQNDSDKIPLGRYYNSGISQVSDSSNSSLTDVSMNEQCMENDLTKKYGHTFDNPIEYTNTSSNFDSVIINKNSNVWKVILEILSILTGKKKSDISSLLMEKEESLLRIITEIQEKLNHKVIDMENERSKLHEYNDDIILEYNKNNEKKKTELDDTIEYYNRIKNNNLQLTQTLDKRKRYLEDLQMEIKKYAKEELKLKSLEEKSFKLTDENKTLREDLKKLKNIHKDIQNSYTDIVTKYQLLEEKNFNIKNKYASLQEKERQNECNVEKCRSSVNSIRINISHIDKSIEITKRSNMKLVKDKKIERKKFLDIKRELLDMNDIICLFERFRTLTIQSLTQIMITLQLFISEDNKDKCEMYLKRLSRNNFGVKFINHAEARPSNSQSANIGICIKDFFENIAEKNLLIPLNDHLRKNHTSSKSLTQKLTQLRIQVNQNNISYENLTDQIKWMTENYQKVAANKSNLISSNPTQFLPIK, translated from the coding sequence ATGATGtcagaaatatttaaagatagatttaataatgaacaGATTAATGTTGATTCTCAACAATCATCTAGTGATGATCCAACAAGTGCAATGtcttcaataattcatcaGAATTCGTCTCCCTTGAAACATTTGGAAAACAACTCAGATATAAGTGACGatgaatctttaaaaataaattataatatttcaagaCCTGGCACAGGTGGTTCAATAAAACActatattgataaatttactaatagctttaaaacaaaattggCATCCAGTTCAAAACATAAGGAACCAACTGCTAAATCTCATTCTCCACCTGGCAAAACTCAAGAAAGGCAAcatttaaaacattttaCACAATCAACTAAGTTTAATGAATTAGTACAATCCACAAGCCAAAATAGAgctgaaaatttaaaagctTTACAAGGAGAACTCATTgataaaatcaattatatgGAAACACCTAGTGAGATGCATGAAGCGGACAGTTGTCAGAATGATTCTGACAAAATACCTTTAGGAAGGTATTATAATTCTGGAATTTCTCAAGTTTCAGACTCTTCCAATTCTAGTCTAACTGATGTATCAATGAATGAACAATGCATGGAAAATGATTTAACTAAGAAGTATGGGCACACTTTTGATAACCCAATCGAATATACCAAtacttcttcaaattttgattcagtaattattaataaaaattctaatgtGTGGAAAGTTATACTTGAAATTCTTTCTATATTAACAggtaaaaagaaaagtgATATCAGCTCCCTATTAAtggaaaaagaagaatcaTTGTTAAGGATTATAACtgaaattcaagaaaaacTTAATCACAAAGTTATTGATATGGAAAACGAAAGATCTAAATTGCATGAATATAACgatgatataattttggaatataataaaaataatgaaaagaaaaaaactgAACTTGATGATactattgaatattataatagaattaaaaacaataatctTCAATTAACTCAAACTCTAGATAAACGGAAACGGTATTTGGAAGATCTACAAatggaaataaaaaaatatgcaaAGGAAGAATTGAAGTTAAAAAGCTTAGAAGAAAAGTCATTCAAGCTAactgatgaaaataaaacattaaGGGaggatttaaaaaaattaaagaatattcacaaagatattcaaaattcttATACTGATATTGTCACTAAATACCAGTTATTGGAGgaaaagaattttaatattaagaatAAGTATGCCTCTTTACAGGAAAAAGAGAGACAAAATGAATGTAACGTTGAAAAATGTAGATCAAGTGTAAATTCAATACGGATTAACATAAGTCACATTGATAAATCGATTGAGATTACTAAAAGATCCAATATGAAATTAGTCAAGGATAAGAAGATtgagagaaaaaaattcttagATATCAAAAGAGAGTTACTTGACatgaatgatattatttgcCTGTTTGAGAGATTTAGAACCTTAACCATCCAGAGTTTAAcacaaataatgataactCTGCAGCTCTTTATTTCtgaagataataaagataaatgTGAGATGTatttgaaaagattaaGTAGAAATAACTTTGGtgttaaatttattaaccATGCTGAAGCAAGACCTTCAAATTCTCAATCAGCTAATATTGGAATTTGTATTAAGGACttctttgaaaatattgcagagaaaaatttattgatacCATTAAATGATCACTTACGTAAAAACCATACATCAAGTAAATCCCTAACACAAAAGTTGACACAGTTAAGAATTCAAgttaatcaaaataatatatcgTATGAGAATTTGACGGACCAAATAAAATGGATGACAGAGAATTATCAAAAGGTAGCTgctaataaatcaaatttaataagtAGTAATCCAACGCAATTTCTGCCCATTAAGTAA